The genomic region aaaagagtgcaaacacacgaaggaggccgtaccagttctcaacccacgattaacaacaaaattactgcaactgaatcgatctaaactaaggacagttgtaggtatgataacagggcactgcccactaaacaaacacctttccattttaggtataactgacagccctctctgcagagcatgcatggagacggaggaaacaccgatacacgtaatgctccaatgcaacggagtagcagaacaacgcgcagcacaccttggctcctcagcaacactccatgaagcactcggcgacctgggcggcctgctaagcttttggagcgagctcggctggctggagtgatccagcggggagccgcatcagtggctatacgtacaacggacggtcccagaccaaccaagtgcggaaaaggcccaggaacagaagaagaagaagaagactaccactggtctgtcacctgcctcgtactacaggatccagtcgagtcccatctgtcttggttctccatgctcaacctatgaaggtacccaactacccaccttcagcatgtgcgaggcgTACTTCCACTagtctgtcacctgcctcgaattgcaggatccagtcgagccccatctgtcttggttctccatgctcagccgatgaaggtacccaccttGAGCATGTGCGAGGCGTACTACCATTGGTCTGCCACCGgcctcgtaatgcaggatccagtcgagccccatctgtcttggttctccatgctcagccgatgaaggtaccaaccttcagcatgtgcgaggcgTACTTCCTCGCGTCGCGTCGGTCCGCAACCCCGGCCACGTGCTGCAGGATCCAGTCCACCACGTCGGCGCCGATGAACGCGTTCGGGATGGTGATCTTCAGCCACATACGGTCGCGGATCTCCAAACCTGGACGACCAAACACTACATGTAAATCTAACCAGTCTCTAAGcctattaatttgttttttttttttattatacattgaTGCCAGTTCTAGTGTCAAATATCTCTAAATTCAACTGACATATATTCTAAGAGAAGTTCTGGGCATTTAATTATGTTCTTCATgaaaaactagcgtacccagcccgcttcgccgggcttgattttgctttattttatttaaacaataaacttacatcataaatttttttagttaagtctcataatatattaaaacatttatttctctccgtattcattctctcttctcgagcggatgaagatcattatctacacccatgtacacccaacaatagaatatcatcatagtaaatgaaagctgtatttgacagtttgacagttcaaaaataggagtgctccgatcgtcaccaaactttacaggattactcgccaggtcaatccgaagattccctgaaagtttcattgaaataagtccagccgtttcggagcctatacggaacatacccacacacttgctctttattatatatatagatagatagatggacGATGGTATCAAATTTTTGGGCTCtcatacaatgtgtaaatgaaaaccgaaatataacttcacatgatttagaggtacataatTTAATGTCTCTGAGACCTATATGTGAAACAGAGacgttaatagtttttttattactcatgcgggataaGTAGTATCTCAGTACTCGCTGTTGGGCttgaaaaagagctgtttgcccattttaaaatgacgcgtgagttttttcgtaaatgaaactgttatttgagtgcgacaaatTTACTTGGCGCACACAAATTGTACTTAGCACACGCAAAATGACTGTAAAAActgccaaaattaaaataaataacaaaaaaaacacaatctaactgtcaatataaaataagtgaGGTTGACATTGCAACGTTTATAGTTTAAACATCACGTTTTCAAATTGTTCAAATGAGACAATTTATTTGAacgaaagtaaaaataattaattaatattgagcTGTTTAATTCTACGCATTGATTGttccaaataaatttattatatttttttaattaatattaattaatttgtatttattgattgaagtatatttgtttttgttgtttgttttttttaaacttttcatccgtttgttgggacttgggattttgtgcccacatatatctccgcatttgtaataaaaaattgtatctgCAACCCGTGTTACTTATCTAACATATATAACTActtatcgcacttgttgcacaatatactattgagtaaaccactgcaatagttttactgaaagaaatcagatacagccctaacatcacatgcaatagtaaaatcttttttttggcACCAACAGGATgtgaacctgcaactctctggcaatcgcggcctgagcgctttaaccaattaggctacgggtctcctaccatcgatgccgaaagtagtatatgcctttttacattAGTCTTATAGAGACTGTAGCATCTAGTAGGATTGACAATtgactcctgtcattttattacgtacgcgtcgcgtagggcaggtactatgcgcgtgtcggtcttttatcttcaatagggttgtcataagtaaacacttagaatgtttagagttagtttgtattgaaaaacaaatatgcttcttttgatataatatattatactcttAGTTTGATTCCTTATGCACacctcaatattatttcgtaattctgttacacattgtttattatctatatgagtaaaaaaatatgattctttcgatttaatatttttacagggtgattcaacattcattagtattttttaaaggtgTTACACAGTGTATACTTGAGTATATAGAATACTTGAGTTGTGAAAATTATTACCAGAATTTTGTGTCCGTACTCACCTGAGTCAGGGCTCAGCATAGCTCTCACAATTCTCGCCATGTCCATCCCGATGGCCAGGGTGGGTTCAGCCGGTAATGAGCCAGCATCCGAACCCCGGTCTGGAATCGACGCGGCGGGTAGGGTGGATAAGGGTGGCGGAGGGTACGCCTCGCGGAGAGCTTGAGTGTGAGCGACCCACGCACCTGCAAtagaaatattcaaattcaaaattcatttatttcaagtaggcctaattataagcacttttgaaacgtcatatctgtctgtttgtagtgactctactaccgagaagaagccggcaagtaactcagcagttgctcttatccAACATGAGACCTTGCCCTTTTAATATTCGAATTAAaattccataattttttttccttttatttattgaaatgatCGTCAAAAATTGTATAGAAAAGGAAAAATATgtatagaatttttatttgaatattaaaaggtCGCTCGACAAAATCTAAAGTAACGCAAactaaaaaaattcggaacgacattttaaaatgtgaatttttaattcaaactttctggaacttattttttttttggtctatagaaatataccgtaacgagaaaaaaaataaaaaaaaaaaacgattattgatgatttttgaaattttaaaaaattcttagcaaccttttaaaaaatttttttgggcTGCCCGTTGGAGATAGCTCATAAAACTTGAAAGCCGATATTTTTTCacgtgagattaaaaaaaaaatagtcggttttttttgcgccaccctaatgtatattatcaataacaattgttcatcagttatcctagtacccataaaaaaaagctactcttactttggggctatacggtggtgtgtgtattatcataatatatttatttatttatttttaaaaaagcagGTGAGTGGAGATATTATTCAGACACAGGTGCAATCTCCATTCCTCACTTTCATAGTCCAATGTGATGTCAGCTCTGTCACAACTTGCAAGAAAGAAGTGAGAGCCGATAGCTTCGCTGTGACTGTCACTCCAGTCTGGTACCAAGAATTACTTAATTGCAAAGCCCAAAAATATTCTTCGGTGGGGGATTGAACTCAGGATTGCGATTTGCAGTACATAAAGATTAATTAAGACTTGATTACAAGAACTTACCAGGATCTATAGGCCTGACAGGTTCTGTGCGTGGTATAGTGAAGTAGCCCTTGGGGTTGGGGTCCCAGCACTTGGCTACCACTAGCTTGATGGGGCCAGGCTTTTGGACAACCTCACGAAGCACCCTCACTGCCTCGTCATTCGTCATGTCTTCAAAGTTGACATCGTTCACCTGTAATGTGTGATATTTTAACGCAAATTATTACATGTTACAGAGACAACATTCaatggtaagatgggaactgcGAGGTATAGATagaagaaatgtttattgtaaatttagtgtaaataattattaattaattgtaaatttcacctcgtcaatggtaggtgcggctgcttccagtgccgagcaggccaagaggcgtaaatatgaaaacctggatagcagcttcatttttgtgccttttggagcagagactttgggaccgtgggggcTGGAGGCAAGAgtccttttcaaagaattatcgaaaagggttatcaagtctaccggtgatcctagagcgagcagttaccttggccaacgaattagtttggccatccaaacgggcaatgctgccagcatcttaggaactgtgcctcgctgtggtggtttcgaggacgttttagattttatttagttttaaatagtttattttaggttatatttatattttaaagaaacaatattactatatttaaactaattataaaattcatttatatacttattaaataacttaTCAAAAAATTTAGTGTATGTACAATTAATAGTGTTGTGATAATTGCCACACCCTAcaagacctatgttcagcagtggacgtccattggtgaAAACGATGATGAAGAAGATGGCAAAAACTACTTTGCAGCAATTCCCCATTTAATGTTTCACTGAACTTGTTATTCAGTCTCTAGTCTTACAGTATTTTGTATGTTGGTGACAAggatcaatattataaaaattttatatattgatatttttatatttattacaatagtacataggtaggagcttgacttcaccttcgggaggctgagtttgaatcccagcacaaacctcttttttttttttaagttttatgcatttttttaagttattaatactCGTAATATCACTTGAAActtgcatgccagagagttctacataatggtctcaaaggtgtgtggagtccaccaatctgcactggggaATCACCACCCACCCCtccccccttctcattgtggtaagagacccctgccctgtagtaaaccagtaataggttgatataaaGATCTATTTATTTCCATGCAAGATCATTTTTAGAGACCCCAATCCCAACACTGATTACATAGCTGTGTTGATGTAAATCATTCTATCAGTATTATTTTCTTGCCTCATGCTATCATAAATAGATTTGACAGCCTtaacatttacaaataattactacaaaatattatttacctgtAAAATCATATCTCCAGGTTCAATCCTACCATCCAGAGCCACAGCACCACCCTTCATTATACTGCCCACATAAATACCACCATCTCCACCCTTATTTGACTGTCCAACTATCGATATACCAAGAAAATTAACCGTATCCATATTTAAAGTCACAGTGATTATATGCATTGACATAGTGGAATCCGTTATGGACGAGTAGGATGATGTACGAGACATAACCTGGGGCCTTTTCCGTCGTCTTTGAGGCCTTTTGCGAGAACTGACTTGAAGGTGGGAGACACTGCTACATTCTGTTAATGCTCTGTCCACAGATGCATTTGTATGCCTTCCAGTAGTGGTGGTAATCTCTGATTGACTGTCAAATAGACTGGTAGAGTCCAGATCTGAGGATAGCACTGAGGCAGTTTCGTATTCTAGGCCGTGATTACCGTATTTCGAATGCCCGTTTATCCTGAGGCCTCGGTATTTGTACTTGTCACAGGAAGCTCTGTGGCCGGGTCGAGAGCTTATTGTGCTATCGGTGTCCGTGCAAGTGTCCCTGGTTAAAGGTACCGTGGGAGCCCCATGGATGTTCTGTTTCGCCTTGCCAGCGTTACTGTCCGTACACTGTGAAGCACCATCGGAGGGATTGGAACCCTCGGCAGACACCAACCAAGACACAACACGGCCGTTGAAACACGGGAGATGAGCGTTATCATCAACAATTTCCTCTTTAACAACACCAAAATCATCGTCcatggatttgaaaaaaaacttgtagTTGGGCCTGTTTAATTGGTTTTTAAAGTCCAACAGCGTCACTTTTTCGGgagatataggtatttttactaaATACGGCGTCTCCTCGTCGTCTATGTAGTAAATAACTTTTGTCTCCtccattttataacatttattattgaaaactaACAACACCCCTACGATCTATAAATATCATCCGCCATCACAAAAATGGACATTAACTTAGTTCAGTTCGATGACTGCCCGCGGCGCCACAGTCGACTTTACCAAATTAAGGTCCTTTTCCTGTAAGGGCTGAAGCAAGCTGAAAATCAGACTTtctttgggataaaaagttgtataaaatgtatgtcACGAAAATGTGTGATTCCAAGTTAAAACAGGTTTTCTATGAAGAATATCTCacagaataatattttatcgcTTATCGGTTATCAGttgtcaaatattttatcaGATATCCTTAtcatagcaaattaattttaagcaGAATCTCTGGTGATAAAGCACCATATTTGTAAAGGTGTAATAACTTTTTcgttatttcttaataaatgtTCAATAATAGAACAACTTGAATCAAGTTATTAAAGCTGAGTAAGTagggtaaaatattttttatctatattaaagCTCTCAACATGCATAGGCACCactattaaaattacttttcaaTGGTTGGTACAATGGAGGCAGCACTGAACCGGAGTGTTGCCAATTACCAATCTAAAATTCAAACTAATTTAGAATTAAGAATTCCAGCTTGGTAGTTAAAGCAAAGAAGAGCcaatgatgtttttttaaaatactttataactattcctttatttttttcaaatttaacttactgtcataaaaatttataaacttgaCGACAACCGATTTTACATTTCCATACAAATGGGAAATATCGGGCAACTAGCAACAACTTCCTTCCACTGTCAATTTTGCGATGTTTTGAAAAGTGTACGTTGAAATAGaactaaagatatatttgatttGAACTGCTAGTAAAagttgagtttttattaaaatggtgTGTATTGAAGAGGAACCGTGGTATCTCAGTTTATGCGAAGAACTGGATGCATTCTGCAAGCAAGTAGATGGTGTGTAAACTATAATTCAATGATCTTGTTATTTGGTTCAACAATTTCGAAAAAACGGACTATTTGTTTTTGTTCGGGTTTTCTTATAGAATAtgtatttggaaaaaatatttcgtAATGACTGTGTCATGCCTCACACAACATTTATACATCAAAATTTTGCAGATAAAGTAGATAAAGAACAGCAACAGTTAAAGGCGTGTGAGAAAAGAAATGAACTGGAATCCAAACTGCAGCAAGAATGTAAGCTGAATGTAAGTTTGAAAATTACTGTACTCTTGCGCTAATTTCGGTGCCAGGTCTCGACTGCCTAGTGGACATCGTCatcctgtaacagtccactaaAGGCCAAGTttcccggctatgtttgttgtgggcttcttcttagaccaggacgcgtttggtgccgtagctttagtttttagtacccataacacaagataagcttactttggggcttgatggcgatgtgtgtattgtcgtagtatatttattattattattattctatcatttattgattttaattttttttttttaatttttaacaatgtctacaaaaacaaaaaatacactattaaaaatttataagaaaaaaaaccaccGTCAGCTTGCGGGGCTTtggaatgcccaagcaaccggcggtcagggctccagagtgaggaacctccttacaatacgcgccgtttcaaggactactgccgtctgaatccgacccttgatccaacaaccaagcgaaagcttcttaagatgttggtcgaagccttccgcgagaagaccattgactgaaacgacgatcgtgacaataacggtcgactcaacattccataTGGTGGTAatttcgtgagcaaggtccaagtatttagatactttttccttttcagctttcaccagattgtagtcatgtggaatagtaatgtcaacaattatagcacggcgcactgatcgatcgactagcactgttcaggtctattagctgtaatatacctatCAGTGATAAttgttcgatcccagtagagcaatgcattgctattttcaagaactgacgccgggtcgtacgtatagtaaggcatctcaaaatcgataaggccaaaccgaagagcaagttgttgatgaactatcctggctacttgattatttttattattacagtacGAGTGGTAGATGAGGATAACGATGATTAACTTCCAGGCAGAGCTGACGGAGCAACTGGCTAAATTGAATCGCAGAGGGGACGACTTGGATAAGGCGTGCGCTAAGTTCTCAAAACTCAGCATCACTGAAAATGATCAGCAGAGACTCGACAATACCAAGTTAGTTGAAGTCTGTCTACTAAAAATTTTCATCTTACTCTTATAGTGTTAAATCTTAAATTGCCAAGAATtctccaaattcaaattcaaattaaaattcatttatttcaagtaggcctactttataagcacttttgaaacgtcaagtatgcatgtttgtgcgactctaccaccggttcggaaagcagattctaccgagaagagccggctagaaactcagtagttgctcttttccaacatcaacatttacaatcattttgctatcttgcgggagatgagagcgaggctggctgcttccattctaccttgtcattgaggaattcatcaaatgtatagtaacctcgctgtactagatgcgtttttacacattttttaaatgtatgcattggtaggtcaagaatttccttaggaatcatgttgtaaaagcgtaaactcaaccccacaaaggagttctgcacctttcgcagacgatatgcagatatcactaatttatgaccgtttctggtaagtcgattgttaatttcagcttttgatttataaagagtaatattttgcctcacaaagactatattattataaatgtattgcgaagctactgtaagaatacctatttgtttaaatccaGTTAAGACTATGGCAAAACACACTTGTATAATAAAATCGG from Pararge aegeria chromosome 26, ilParAegt1.1, whole genome shotgun sequence harbors:
- the LOC120635288 gene encoding uncharacterized protein LOC120635288 translates to MVCIEEEPWYLSLCEELDAFCKQVDDKVDKEQQQLKACEKRNELESKLQQECKLNAELTEQLAKLNRRGDDLDKACAKFSKLSITENDQQRLDNTKEAFELAKELTGIRFDFSAPPDKMKGYIKNEARRLLLPFDMDVNTEALWDLMKTACDPTWPDKENHNPN
- the LOC120635444 gene encoding segment polarity protein dishevelled homolog DVL-3 isoform X1 — its product is MEETKVIYYIDDEETPYLVKIPISPEKVTLLDFKNQLNRPNYKFFFKSMDDDFGVVKEEIVDDNAHLPCFNGRVVSWLVSAEGSNPSDGASQCTDSNAGKAKQNIHGAPTVPLTRDTCTDTDSTISSRPGHRASCDKYKYRGLRINGHSKYGNHGLEYETASVLSSDLDSTSLFDSQSEITTTTGRHTNASVDRALTECSSVSHLQVSSRKRPQRRRKRPQVMSRTSSYSSITDSTMSMHIITVTLNMDTVNFLGISIVGQSNKGGDGGIYVGSIMKGGAVALDGRIEPGDMILQVNDVNFEDMTNDEAVRVLREVVQKPGPIKLVVAKCWDPNPKGYFTIPRTEPVRPIDPGAWVAHTQALREAYPPPPLSTLPAASIPDRGSDAGSLPAEPTLAIGMDMARIVRAMLSPDSVFGRPGLEIRDRMWLKITIPNAFIGADVVDWILQHVAGVADRRDARKYASHMLKAGFIRHTVNKITFSEQCYYVAGELCADMAALRLRSADQDSLASDTLAPLPNPNMMGPGYMPYAGSYGYQPIPFKYSSCVTSEHTIYGYNREESVLSGSGGSSAGSDHLTAKEPTATRENEVKSTSSGSGASAAADGGGGGARRSHSHSSGSDRATDRPVLFL
- the LOC120635444 gene encoding segment polarity protein dishevelled homolog DVL-3 isoform X2, yielding MEETKVIYYIDDEETPYLVKIPISPEKVTLLDFKNQLNRPNYKFFFKSMDDDFGVVKEEIVDDNAHLPCFNGRVVSWLVSAEGSNPSDGASQCTDSNAGKAKQNIHGAPTVPLTRDTCTDTDSTISSRPGHRASCDKYKYRGLRINGHSKYGNHGLEYETASVLSSDLDSTSLFDSQSEITTTTGRHTNASVDRALTECSSVSHLQVSSRKRPQRRRKRPQVMSRTSSYSSITDSTMSMHIITVTLNMDTVNFLGISIVGQSNKGGDGGIYVGSIMKGGAVALDGRIEPGDMILQVNDVNFEDMTNDEAVRVLREVVQKPGPIKLVVAKCWDPNPKGYFTIPRTEPVRPIDPGAWVAHTQALREAYPPPPLSTLPAASIPDRGSDAGSLPAEPTLAIGMDMARIVRAMLSPDSGLEIRDRMWLKITIPNAFIGADVVDWILQHVAGVADRRDARKYASHMLKAGFIRHTVNKITFSEQCYYVAGELCADMAALRLRSADQDSLASDTLAPLPNPNMMGPGYMPYAGSYGYQPIPFKYSSCVTSEHTIYGYNREESVLSGSGGSSAGSDHLTAKEPTATRENEVKSTSSGSGASAAADGGGGGARRSHSHSSGSDRATDRPVLFL